A genomic region of Leptolyngbya sp. NIES-2104 contains the following coding sequences:
- a CDS encoding adenylate/guanylate cyclase domain-containing protein yields MTSLSSHLPDQPQTITLNAKPSTLAVAANHALATKGKFSLFLAPLTQEKFKEVVHEVEHKLKIVNQTLSMLDMQGFDTILEEMLNSITAKTGELLNADRTTIYLLDEEKNELYTTVTEGSGGRTIEIRFPATQGIAGEVATFKRPINIPYDFFDDPRSIQAKIQFNKTGYRTYTMLTMPLLNDEGNLVAVVQLINKLKPRCNRALPLDERIALNGFTLQDEELFREFAPSIRLILESSRSFYIATQKQRAANALIKATQSLSQSSLDLDDTLKRVMDEAKALMNADRSTLWLIDHDRNEIWTRIPTAEGTMKELRLPIGVGFAGQVAASGEVINISFDLYEQAGAETAKKTDQANGYRTCSLLCMPIHNADGELIGVTQLVNKTKQGDFPPYDPKDFPQAPERWRASFNRSDQEFMETFNIQAGVALQNARLFETVKQQEQMQRDILRSLTNGVISTDKEGNIIAANESAKKLLGLNEEDTIEGYPITQLIRLEKGSFYNWFNQAITARNREQYYPDQTLQPVKGEEQHSINLSINTIADANDSQRVSGALIVMDDISDEKRLKSTMYRYMTQELAEQLLENPDAAKMGGDRKDVSVLFSDIRSYTTLTELLKAEEVVEMLNQYFESMVEAVFMHKGILDKYIGDAIMAVFGSPLPLDDHEWMAVQTALEMRHRLAAFNQARRSRNEKTIEIGIGINSDTVISGNIGCSKRMEFTAIGDGVNLGSRLEGASKLYGTDIVMSESTYRPCADRIWARELDFIKVKGKNKPVAVYELIGLRSDKVPDEKQRIIEHYHTARRHYLDRKFAFAVAEFATVLEIDHTDKAASLHMERCQHWLRTPPPENWDGSWSLTEK; encoded by the coding sequence ATGACTTCTCTCTCCTCGCATCTGCCCGACCAGCCCCAAACCATCACCCTCAACGCCAAACCTTCAACTCTTGCGGTCGCAGCCAATCACGCACTCGCAACTAAGGGTAAATTCTCTTTATTTCTGGCACCCCTTACTCAGGAGAAGTTTAAAGAAGTCGTTCACGAAGTCGAACACAAGCTTAAAATCGTGAATCAAACTCTGTCCATGCTTGATATGCAAGGATTTGACACGATTCTAGAGGAAATGCTGAATTCGATCACAGCAAAAACCGGGGAATTGCTGAATGCCGATCGCACAACTATTTATCTACTAGACGAAGAGAAGAACGAACTTTATACCACGGTAACTGAGGGATCAGGAGGAAGAACGATCGAGATTCGCTTTCCCGCGACTCAAGGAATCGCTGGCGAAGTCGCAACGTTCAAACGTCCAATTAATATTCCCTACGATTTCTTTGATGATCCCCGATCGATACAAGCCAAAATTCAGTTCAACAAAACAGGCTATCGAACCTACACGATGCTAACAATGCCTTTGTTGAACGATGAAGGCAACCTCGTTGCAGTGGTGCAATTGATTAATAAATTGAAGCCAAGATGCAATCGCGCTCTTCCCCTCGATGAACGCATTGCGCTAAATGGGTTCACACTGCAAGACGAAGAACTATTCCGAGAATTCGCACCCTCGATTCGATTGATTCTGGAATCGTCTCGATCGTTCTACATCGCAACTCAAAAACAACGAGCCGCAAACGCACTCATTAAAGCCACTCAATCACTCAGTCAAAGTAGCTTAGATCTCGATGACACGCTAAAGCGGGTGATGGATGAAGCGAAAGCGTTGATGAATGCCGATCGCAGTACCCTTTGGTTGATCGATCACGATCGTAATGAAATCTGGACGCGAATTCCAACCGCAGAAGGCACGATGAAAGAATTACGTTTACCGATCGGAGTCGGATTTGCGGGACAGGTGGCAGCTTCTGGAGAAGTGATCAACATTTCATTTGACTTGTACGAACAAGCAGGAGCCGAAACTGCGAAAAAGACCGATCAAGCAAACGGCTATCGAACTTGTAGCCTGCTCTGTATGCCGATTCACAATGCAGACGGAGAACTGATCGGTGTTACTCAACTGGTCAATAAAACTAAGCAAGGCGACTTTCCGCCGTACGATCCGAAGGATTTTCCTCAAGCTCCCGAACGTTGGAGAGCAAGTTTCAACCGCAGCGATCAAGAGTTCATGGAAACCTTCAACATTCAAGCTGGGGTAGCTCTTCAGAATGCGCGATTGTTTGAAACCGTGAAGCAACAAGAACAAATGCAGCGGGATATCTTACGATCGCTGACTAATGGCGTGATTTCAACCGACAAAGAAGGTAACATCATCGCGGCAAATGAAAGCGCTAAGAAATTACTGGGACTGAATGAAGAAGATACGATCGAAGGCTATCCGATCACTCAATTAATTCGACTGGAAAAAGGCAGCTTCTACAATTGGTTCAATCAAGCGATTACCGCCCGCAACCGTGAGCAGTACTACCCCGATCAAACGCTGCAACCCGTCAAAGGTGAAGAGCAACATAGTATCAATCTCTCAATTAATACGATCGCGGATGCGAATGACAGCCAGCGAGTATCCGGGGCGCTAATCGTCATGGATGATATCAGCGATGAGAAGCGGCTCAAGAGTACAATGTATCGCTACATGACTCAGGAACTCGCAGAACAGCTACTTGAAAATCCTGATGCGGCAAAAATGGGCGGCGATCGCAAAGATGTTTCTGTGTTGTTCTCAGACATTCGGAGCTATACAACCTTAACGGAATTGCTCAAAGCTGAAGAAGTTGTCGAAATGCTGAATCAGTATTTTGAATCCATGGTCGAAGCGGTCTTTATGCACAAAGGCATTCTTGATAAATATATCGGGGATGCAATCATGGCAGTCTTTGGATCGCCTTTACCTTTAGATGATCATGAATGGATGGCAGTGCAAACCGCGCTAGAAATGCGGCATCGATTAGCAGCATTTAACCAAGCTCGGAGATCACGCAACGAAAAAACGATCGAGATCGGCATCGGGATCAATTCCGATACGGTCATCAGCGGCAATATTGGCTGTAGTAAGCGAATGGAATTTACCGCGATCGGGGATGGAGTCAATCTCGGTTCTCGACTTGAAGGAGCCAGCAAGCTCTATGGAACCGATATTGTGATGAGCGAAAGCACATATCGTCCTTGTGCCGATCGCATTTGGGCACGAGAACTCGATTTCATCAAAGTCAAAGGCAAAAACAAACCTGTTGCGGTTTACGAACTGATCGGACTGCGATCAGATAAAGTTCCTGATGAAAAGCAGCGGATCATCGAGCACTATCACACCGCTCGTCGGCATTATCTCGATCGAAAATTTGCTTTCGCAGTCGCGGAATTCGCCACCGTTCTCGAAATCGATCACACCGACAAAGCCGCCTCCTTACATATGGAGCGCTGTCAGCACTGGTTAAGAACGCCGCCCCCGGAGAACTGGGACGGATCATGGTCACTCACCGAAAAATAG
- a CDS encoding carbonic anhydrase, giving the protein MSLTGLVQGVNSFHSNYFNNHRELFERLSGGQSPDVLFITCSDSRIDPCLITQAQPGELFVMRNVGNIIPSYGAASSAESAGIEYAVQALGIKDIIVCGHSHCGAMRGLLQIGTLADQMPAVYDWLKRHGEATRRVVQDNYAGLDPERMLKIAIEQNVLTQIENLETYPAIRSKLHSKQLSLHAWMYEIETGTVFAFNAEKHCFTLMEKRSFPVPDPLITSMVS; this is encoded by the coding sequence ATGTCGTTAACCGGACTCGTTCAAGGCGTAAACTCTTTTCACAGCAATTATTTTAACAATCATCGCGAGTTATTTGAACGGCTCTCTGGTGGACAATCTCCCGACGTTTTGTTTATCACCTGCTCTGATTCGCGCATCGATCCCTGTCTGATTACCCAAGCCCAACCCGGTGAACTCTTCGTGATGCGGAACGTGGGTAACATCATTCCATCTTACGGAGCCGCAAGCAGCGCAGAATCAGCCGGAATTGAATATGCAGTACAGGCATTAGGCATCAAAGACATCATTGTTTGCGGACATTCCCACTGTGGAGCCATGAGAGGATTGCTGCAAATTGGAACATTGGCAGACCAGATGCCTGCTGTGTACGACTGGCTGAAACGTCACGGGGAAGCAACTCGCCGCGTCGTGCAAGATAACTACGCAGGACTTGATCCAGAGCGAATGCTGAAGATTGCGATCGAACAAAATGTCCTCACCCAAATCGAGAATTTAGAAACATATCCTGCAATTCGATCGAAGCTTCATAGCAAACAACTGAGCCTTCATGCTTGGATGTATGAAATCGAGACAGGAACGGTGTTTGCGTTCAATGCTGAGAAACACTGCTTTACGCTGATGGAAAAGCGATCGTTTCCTGTTCCCGATCCATTGATTACAAGTATGGTGAGTTAG
- a CDS encoding cyclic peptide export ABC transporter produces MQLISFLLRSSRKMVAIAIFTGFLSGISSAGLIALISRGLGNPNAAIGQIAGAFIGLAVLSLVTSVISQVVLIRLAQDAVFNLRLQLSRQILSSELRHLEQLGNARMMATLTEDVQAVATAVSSFPFLCIDLATVVGCFVYIGALSWIVFAMVMGLFVFAFSTCQWMLNQARRRMVYAREDQDVLFRHFRSITDGIKEIKLHYPRRQVFLTQELETASASFRRHNIDALILFAAAGSWGKLIFFFAIGFVMFALPNLLSIPLETLSGYVLTFTYLMLPLDKLVLKLPVLSQASVSLQKIETLGLSLKSRAEASNVPNTIAQNWQTIKLKHISHSYHQSEDTQFTLGEINLTLNAGEIVFIVGGNGSGKSTLAKILTGLYAPESGTITLDGIPITDANREWYRQHFSTVFADFYLFDRLLGLDATDQQAQNYLQQLQLAHKVQITNGQFSTTELSQGQRKRLALLTAYLEDRPIYLFDEWASDQDPTFRELFYTDFLPKLKHQGKTIWVISHDDHYFQYSDRVIKLDYGRIEFDRPTR; encoded by the coding sequence ATGCAACTGATTTCCTTCCTGCTCCGCTCGTCTCGCAAAATGGTCGCGATCGCGATTTTTACCGGATTTTTAAGCGGGATTAGCAGCGCAGGATTGATCGCCTTGATTAGTCGCGGATTGGGTAATCCAAATGCAGCGATCGGACAAATTGCGGGCGCATTTATCGGGCTTGCGGTGTTATCGCTGGTGACGAGTGTGATTTCTCAAGTGGTGCTGATTCGTCTAGCTCAGGATGCAGTGTTCAATTTGCGATTGCAGTTGAGCCGACAGATTCTATCATCTGAATTGCGGCATCTAGAACAGCTTGGGAATGCCCGAATGATGGCAACCTTAACTGAGGATGTGCAAGCTGTAGCGACTGCTGTTTCTTCGTTTCCATTTCTTTGTATTGATTTGGCAACGGTTGTCGGTTGCTTTGTTTATATTGGTGCACTGTCCTGGATTGTGTTTGCGATGGTGATGGGTCTGTTTGTGTTTGCATTCTCGACTTGTCAATGGATGCTGAATCAAGCTCGTCGCAGAATGGTTTATGCTCGTGAAGATCAAGATGTTTTGTTTCGGCATTTTCGATCGATTACCGATGGCATCAAAGAAATAAAGCTCCACTATCCGCGTCGTCAGGTTTTTCTCACTCAGGAATTAGAAACAGCATCCGCATCATTTCGCCGGCATAACATTGATGCGCTGATTCTATTTGCTGCGGCGGGAAGTTGGGGAAAGCTGATTTTCTTTTTTGCGATCGGCTTTGTGATGTTCGCGCTGCCTAATCTACTCTCTATCCCGCTCGAAACACTATCAGGCTATGTTCTCACGTTCACTTATTTAATGTTACCGCTTGATAAATTAGTGCTAAAGCTCCCGGTTCTAAGTCAGGCGAGTGTTTCATTGCAAAAGATCGAAACCTTGGGACTATCGCTGAAAAGTCGCGCAGAAGCTTCCAATGTTCCAAATACGATTGCTCAAAATTGGCAAACCATCAAGCTCAAACATATCAGTCATAGTTACCATCAATCTGAAGATACACAGTTCACACTCGGTGAAATCAATCTTACTTTGAATGCTGGTGAAATCGTCTTTATCGTGGGTGGAAATGGAAGTGGTAAGTCTACATTGGCAAAGATACTGACCGGACTGTATGCACCTGAATCAGGAACAATCACACTCGATGGAATCCCGATCACAGATGCAAATCGGGAATGGTATCGACAGCATTTCTCGACGGTGTTTGCAGACTTTTACTTATTCGATCGCTTGCTTGGATTAGATGCAACCGATCAACAAGCTCAGAACTATCTCCAACAATTACAGCTTGCTCACAAAGTTCAAATTACAAATGGACAATTTTCCACCACTGAACTATCTCAAGGACAAAGAAAGCGACTTGCATTGCTAACCGCTTACCTTGAAGATCGTCCGATCTATCTATTTGATGAATGGGCTTCTGATCAAGATCCAACGTTCCGGGAACTGTTTTACACCGATTTCCTACCGAAGCTAAAACACCAAGGAAAAACGATTTGGGTGATTAGCCACGATGATCATTACTTTCAGTACAGCGATCGCGTGATTAAACTCGACTATGGTCGAATTGAATTCGATCGCCCAACGCGCTAG
- a CDS encoding UPF0175 family protein produces the protein MSVVIPDDILQASKMTEEELKLEIALMLYKQGKISSGKVRTWTGLTVLEFQHELAQRELCINYDVEEFQSDVKTLRSLNLL, from the coding sequence ATGAGTGTTGTCATTCCCGATGATATTCTTCAAGCATCTAAGATGACTGAGGAAGAATTGAAGCTAGAGATTGCTTTGATGTTGTACAAGCAAGGAAAAATTAGTAGCGGAAAAGTTCGGACTTGGACTGGCTTGACAGTTCTGGAATTCCAGCATGAACTGGCACAACGAGAACTTTGCATCAATTACGATGTAGAGGAGTTTCAATCAGATGTAAAAACTCTACGATCGCTGAATTTGCTGTGA
- a CDS encoding aldo/keto reductase, with amino-acid sequence MVTELMTLGRTDLTVPPLCIGTWAWGDSFFWSYGKEYTEADLKQAFEDAIASGVTFFDTAEIYGLGKSEQFLGQFMKQTDQPVQIATKYMPLPWRFSAQSVHDAVTHSLDRLGVKSVALYQVHMPFDFFMGKKTLMEALAEEVKQGRIGAIGVSNYSADQMREAQGYLAAKGVPLAVNQVRYALINREIEANGILQTAKDLGVTILAYSPLAQGLLTGKYKPENADSVTGARKLDPKFSRQGLEKLMPVIDRLTQIGAKYDKTPAQVALNWLIAQGNVIPIPGAKNASQAKQNAGAMGWSLNPDEVTQLDVLTRSYK; translated from the coding sequence GTGGTGACTGAATTGATGACGCTCGGTAGAACCGATTTGACGGTGCCGCCTTTGTGTATTGGAACTTGGGCTTGGGGTGACTCGTTTTTCTGGAGTTACGGAAAAGAGTACACCGAGGCGGATCTAAAACAAGCCTTTGAAGATGCGATCGCGTCGGGTGTGACTTTCTTTGATACGGCTGAAATTTACGGTTTGGGTAAGTCTGAGCAGTTCTTAGGGCAGTTCATGAAGCAGACCGATCAGCCCGTTCAGATTGCGACAAAATATATGCCGTTACCGTGGCGATTTAGTGCTCAGTCGGTTCACGATGCGGTGACTCATAGCCTCGATCGCTTAGGGGTCAAATCGGTAGCGCTGTATCAAGTTCATATGCCGTTTGACTTTTTCATGGGCAAGAAAACGCTGATGGAAGCGCTTGCCGAAGAAGTCAAACAAGGACGAATCGGCGCGATCGGTGTGAGCAATTATTCTGCGGATCAAATGCGAGAAGCTCAAGGCTATCTAGCGGCGAAGGGCGTTCCGCTGGCAGTGAATCAGGTGCGTTATGCGTTGATTAATCGTGAGATTGAAGCAAATGGAATCTTACAGACAGCGAAAGATTTAGGCGTAACGATTCTGGCTTATAGTCCACTCGCTCAAGGATTGCTCACAGGCAAATATAAGCCTGAGAATGCGGATTCTGTGACTGGAGCGCGAAAGCTTGATCCAAAATTTAGTCGGCAGGGATTAGAGAAATTAATGCCTGTGATCGATCGCCTAACTCAAATCGGCGCGAAGTACGATAAAACTCCGGCTCAGGTTGCCTTAAATTGGTTGATCGCTCAAGGAAATGTAATTCCGATTCCGGGCGCGAAAAATGCAAGTCAGGCAAAACAAAATGCAGGTGCGATGGGCTGGTCGCTTAATCCCGATGAAGTGACCCAGCTTGATGTGTTAACGCGATCGTACAAGTAG
- the glyS gene encoding glycine--tRNA ligase subunit beta: MPSFLLEVGTEELPASFVDEALSQWRSRIPKQLAELNLASDAIEFYGTPRRLAIVVKNLPAQQPDQEEEVKGPPAQAAFKEGKPTKAAEGFAQKQGVSIDDFEIRPTEKGEFIFVKKTIKGRAISEILTELIPQWITQLEGKRFMRWGDGDLRFSRPIRWLVTLLDETVLPIEITSNSIHYKSDRISWGHRVLHPDSISIPNPESYVSALKAAFVEPNPDDRQTLIKQQAEEAAKRINGVAIIDPDLLREVTNLVEYPSAVVGKFDAEFLELPAEVITTEMESHQRYFPVRKTDSSDLLPNFITASNGDPKKADIIAAGNERVIRARLSDGKFFFDADRKIPLEAYLPKLETVTFQADLGSVRSKVDRIIAIAAQLCTQLDVKDRASVEQVALLCKADLVTQMVGEFPELQGVMGQKYAIACGESETVATAIYEHYLPRGAGDDLPKTLAGQIVGISDRLDTLVCIFGLGLIPSGSSDPFALRRAATAIVNITWAANLKLDLNQLLEQTVSSFSTNYAQVQKLAAPELLQQLKSFFLQRIETLLKDERSTDYDLVNAVLGENDPDYTARALQNLLDVRDRAEFLQSIRNDQRLAAIYETVNRASRLAVQGTLDKQQLDPVPVIRPELFEKNSEKAFFAALGQLNQTMQGQADYTKLVEALSQIAPTVSAFFDGEDSVLVMDSNPEIKQNRLNLLGVLRNHARVLADFGAIVKS; the protein is encoded by the coding sequence ATGCCGTCTTTTCTACTCGAAGTTGGAACTGAAGAACTCCCTGCAAGCTTTGTCGATGAGGCATTGTCACAATGGCGATCGCGCATTCCCAAGCAACTTGCAGAGCTAAATTTAGCCTCCGATGCGATCGAGTTTTACGGCACTCCGAGACGTTTAGCGATCGTCGTCAAAAATTTACCCGCACAACAACCCGACCAAGAAGAAGAAGTTAAAGGTCCTCCTGCTCAAGCTGCTTTTAAAGAGGGCAAACCGACCAAAGCAGCAGAGGGATTCGCTCAGAAACAAGGCGTATCGATCGACGATTTTGAGATTCGTCCCACTGAGAAAGGCGAATTCATTTTTGTCAAGAAAACGATCAAAGGTCGAGCCATTTCGGAAATTCTCACCGAATTGATTCCGCAATGGATCACACAATTGGAAGGGAAACGCTTTATGCGTTGGGGTGACGGCGATTTGAGGTTTTCTCGCCCGATTCGCTGGCTCGTTACGCTGCTCGATGAAACCGTTTTACCGATCGAGATTACGAGCAATTCGATTCACTACAAAAGCGATCGTATTTCCTGGGGTCATCGCGTTTTACATCCCGATTCGATTTCGATTCCGAATCCAGAATCGTATGTTTCAGCGTTAAAGGCTGCATTTGTCGAACCGAACCCAGACGATCGACAAACCTTGATCAAACAGCAAGCAGAAGAAGCTGCAAAACGGATTAATGGTGTCGCAATCATTGATCCAGATCTACTGCGCGAAGTAACTAACTTAGTAGAGTATCCTTCGGCTGTCGTTGGTAAGTTCGATGCAGAATTTTTAGAGCTTCCGGCTGAAGTGATTACGACTGAGATGGAAAGTCATCAGCGGTATTTTCCAGTTCGGAAAACAGATAGTTCTGATCTGCTTCCCAATTTCATCACTGCATCGAACGGCGATCCGAAGAAAGCAGACATCATTGCAGCGGGAAATGAACGAGTGATCCGGGCGCGATTGTCCGATGGAAAATTTTTCTTTGATGCCGATCGCAAAATTCCCCTCGAAGCTTATCTTCCGAAATTAGAAACAGTGACTTTTCAAGCTGATCTTGGATCAGTGAGATCAAAGGTCGATCGAATTATTGCGATCGCGGCTCAACTTTGCACACAGTTAGATGTAAAAGATCGCGCTTCTGTTGAACAAGTTGCATTGTTATGTAAAGCCGATCTTGTGACTCAAATGGTGGGCGAGTTTCCAGAGCTTCAAGGCGTGATGGGGCAGAAATACGCGATCGCTTGTGGTGAATCGGAAACGGTTGCAACTGCTATCTATGAACATTACTTGCCGCGTGGTGCAGGTGATGATTTACCGAAAACATTAGCAGGGCAAATTGTTGGAATTAGCGATCGCTTAGATACCTTAGTCTGCATTTTCGGTCTTGGATTGATTCCCTCTGGTTCCTCTGATCCTTTTGCATTAAGACGGGCAGCAACCGCGATCGTGAATATCACTTGGGCAGCAAACTTAAAACTAGACCTCAATCAACTTCTAGAGCAAACGGTTTCGAGTTTTAGTACGAACTATGCTCAAGTTCAAAAGCTGGCAGCACCGGAACTACTCCAACAGCTAAAAAGCTTTTTCTTACAGCGGATTGAAACCCTGCTAAAAGATGAGCGATCGACTGATTACGATTTAGTAAATGCTGTCTTAGGTGAAAATGACCCGGACTATACAGCGCGGGCATTACAGAACTTGTTAGATGTGCGCGATCGAGCCGAATTTCTTCAATCCATTCGCAATGATCAACGTCTTGCCGCTATCTATGAAACTGTGAATCGTGCCTCTCGTTTAGCCGTTCAAGGAACCTTAGATAAACAGCAGCTTGATCCAGTTCCAGTCATTCGCCCCGAATTATTCGAGAAGAACTCAGAAAAAGCATTCTTCGCTGCACTTGGGCAGTTGAATCAAACGATGCAAGGTCAAGCAGACTATACCAAACTCGTCGAAGCTCTAAGCCAAATTGCACCAACCGTTAGCGCCTTTTTTGATGGTGAGGACAGTGTGTTGGTGATGGATTCTAACCCTGAGATCAAGCAAAACCGATTGAATCTCTTGGGCGTGTTGCGAAATCATGCCAGAGTACTAGCGGATTTCGGTGCGATCGTGAAAAGTTAA
- a CDS encoding sensor histidine kinase — MFTKSESRSPLSIPVLSSGNAQSIQLESTLKDLPLFDFAAELDVLGTEVAQIFEQHSLLPGVILKEHGRFLGMLPRHRLLEYLLRPYGIDLFLDKPLRILYSYDRTSPLILGGDTPILSAAQQALRRPFERLSDPIVVRIDSDQYRILDPHELNIAYWQLRGIETQVRVERFQLQMVQSEKMASLGRLVDGVSHEILDPVSFIWGNLSHIAEYSKSLLEIINVYEKCIVQEPQKITDLKDAIEFDYIREDLPKTLDSIRTGAERLSKLANSLQNFCHIDEVYARPANLHECLDSVLLLLKSRLSSEIQVVKNYGHLPPVPCFISQLSQVFMNILNRSIDSLLNQAARREMQDAEPPRITIATEVCSIDGTGKRWVSIQIADNNTEMSIDAENQLMQAFSTDLVRETSLAMSYRIVTGRHSGKFRFYSNIEPSSRTTVFEILLPLN, encoded by the coding sequence GTGTTTACAAAATCTGAGTCTCGATCGCCACTGAGCATTCCCGTATTAAGTAGCGGAAACGCCCAATCGATTCAGCTTGAATCGACGCTTAAAGATTTGCCCCTGTTTGATTTTGCGGCAGAGTTGGACGTTTTGGGAACGGAAGTCGCCCAAATCTTTGAGCAGCATTCGCTACTTCCGGGGGTGATTTTGAAGGAACACGGGCGATTTTTAGGCATGTTACCGCGTCATCGTCTGCTGGAATATTTGCTGCGCCCGTATGGAATTGACCTATTTCTCGATAAGCCGCTGCGAATTTTGTACAGCTACGATCGTACTTCTCCCTTGATTCTCGGCGGTGATACTCCGATCCTCAGTGCCGCACAACAGGCGCTACGTCGTCCATTCGAGCGATTGAGTGATCCGATCGTCGTCCGAATCGATTCCGATCAATACCGAATTCTCGACCCGCACGAGTTGAACATTGCTTACTGGCAGCTCCGCGGAATTGAGACACAAGTGAGAGTCGAACGGTTCCAGCTTCAAATGGTTCAAAGCGAGAAGATGGCAAGCTTGGGGCGTTTAGTCGATGGGGTTTCTCATGAAATTCTCGATCCAGTTAGCTTTATCTGGGGCAACTTGAGTCACATTGCAGAATACAGCAAGAGTTTGCTTGAGATTATCAACGTGTATGAAAAGTGCATTGTTCAAGAGCCGCAAAAAATTACGGATTTGAAAGACGCGATCGAGTTCGATTACATCCGCGAAGATTTGCCTAAAACCCTTGACAGTATTAGAACCGGAGCAGAACGCCTTTCCAAATTGGCGAACAGTCTACAGAATTTTTGCCATATCGATGAAGTGTATGCGCGTCCAGCAAACCTCCATGAATGCTTGGATTCGGTCTTACTTCTATTAAAAAGCCGCCTTTCGAGCGAGATTCAAGTGGTGAAGAATTACGGTCATTTGCCGCCTGTGCCTTGTTTCATCAGCCAATTGAGCCAGGTTTTTATGAACATTTTGAATCGATCGATTGATTCTCTACTCAATCAAGCGGCTCGACGAGAAATGCAAGATGCTGAACCGCCTCGAATTACGATCGCAACTGAAGTTTGCTCGATCGATGGAACCGGGAAGCGCTGGGTGTCCATTCAGATTGCGGACAATAATACGGAAATGTCGATCGACGCGGAAAATCAATTAATGCAAGCCTTTTCTACCGATCTCGTACGAGAAACGAGTCTTGCCATGAGTTATCGAATCGTGACCGGAAGACACAGCGGCAAATTCCGTTTCTATTCCAACATTGAACCCAGTTCGCGAACGACAGTCTTCGAGATTCTACTGCCGTTGAATTAA